Proteins encoded together in one Nostoc sp. PCC 7524 window:
- the infC gene encoding translation initiation factor IF-3 — MAVQKQLINSQIKSPQVFLIDHENNNRGLINTNEALQIAESLDLDLVVVSQNQEIPVAKIINFGKLQYQKKKRQGHSARPTVKEVRFRPNVGLADYNLRIQQAIQWLSKGDSVKFAVRLRGREHQHRDHAGELLDRIVNDLSQVGKVQSFDKRALVVQVIPG, encoded by the coding sequence ATCGCAGTCCAAAAGCAACTAATTAACTCCCAAATCAAGTCACCTCAAGTCTTCTTGATTGACCATGAAAATAACAATCGTGGTCTTATCAATACCAATGAGGCTCTACAGATAGCAGAAAGTTTAGACCTTGACCTAGTTGTGGTTTCTCAAAATCAAGAGATTCCAGTAGCGAAAATTATCAACTTTGGCAAGCTGCAATATCAAAAGAAAAAGCGTCAAGGACATAGTGCTAGGCCAACAGTCAAAGAAGTGCGATTCCGTCCGAATGTCGGCTTGGCTGATTATAATTTACGCATTCAGCAAGCGATACAGTGGTTGAGTAAAGGCGATTCTGTCAAATTTGCTGTTCGTCTACGGGGTAGGGAACACCAACATCGTGATCATGCTGGAGAATTGTTAGACCGCATTGTCAATGATCTTAGTCAAGTAGGTAAAGTCCAGTCGTTTGACAAACGTGCATTGGTTGTTCAAGTCATTCCTGGTTAA
- a CDS encoding FAD-binding domain-containing protein: MLSDFSSRDELVAYLREQFPQAAERDDHISNTIGGRKAAQRAMQKVNPASYAKTRNLLTGDVTRLSPYIRYGVLSLREIRDYVLDKVENPDHATKLINELGWRDYWQRLYAKLGDDIWQDQEEYKTGYTPTEYAPDLPQDIKDGSTGLVCIDNFSQELRETGYLHNHARMWIAAYVVHWRRIRWQAGAKWFLEHLLDGDPASNNMSWQWVASTFSHKPYFFNRENLERYTKSVYCQKCPLYGHCDFEGSYEELEQRLFPKGEFTKKPNSQSWQRGKKR; encoded by the coding sequence ATGCTAAGTGATTTTTCGAGTCGAGATGAATTAGTTGCTTATCTGCGTGAACAATTCCCCCAAGCAGCAGAGCGTGATGATCATATTAGTAACACTATAGGCGGCAGGAAAGCAGCTCAGAGAGCTATGCAAAAAGTCAACCCAGCATCCTACGCAAAAACACGTAACTTGCTCACAGGGGATGTAACCCGACTTTCACCATACATCCGTTATGGGGTTCTCAGCTTACGAGAAATTCGTGATTATGTCTTAGATAAAGTGGAAAACCCTGATCATGCCACAAAACTGATCAACGAATTAGGCTGGCGTGACTACTGGCAGCGATTATATGCCAAGTTAGGTGATGATATTTGGCAAGACCAAGAAGAATACAAAACAGGCTACACCCCTACAGAATACGCACCAGATTTACCCCAAGACATTAAAGATGGAAGCACAGGCTTAGTTTGCATCGATAACTTCAGCCAAGAATTACGAGAGACTGGCTACCTACATAATCATGCACGAATGTGGATAGCAGCTTATGTTGTTCATTGGCGACGCATTCGTTGGCAAGCAGGCGCTAAATGGTTTTTAGAACACTTGTTAGATGGCGATCCTGCTAGCAATAATATGTCGTGGCAGTGGGTAGCTAGCACCTTCAGTCACAAACCTTATTTTTTCAACCGCGAAAACCTAGAACGCTACACTAAAAGCGTTTACTGTCAAAAATGTCCTCTTTATGGTCATTGTGACTTTGAAGGTAGTTATGAAGAGTTAGAACAGCGATTATTTCCCAAAGGCGAATTTACCAAAAAACCCAACAGTCAAAGTTGGCAACGTGGGAAGAAGCGATAG
- a CDS encoding general stress protein, which produces MVSTHYKRGIGTFRNRQEAEQALHELKNSGFPMDRVSILAKDTERNEQIAGTRVEDRGETEAQEGAGIGATTGTVLGGIGGLLVGLEALLIPGVGPFLAAGTVATTLAGAGIGAAAGGIVGALTGLGIPEEEARHYSDRVSQGEYLVILEGTAAEIDRASAIFRNRGIRDWKVNDISDTRGYRTEAAPTGVERDTTVVRRDTDVYSGTTPDEDVVEIIDKRDRV; this is translated from the coding sequence ATGGTATCTACTCACTATAAACGTGGCATCGGAACCTTTAGAAACCGCCAAGAGGCTGAACAAGCACTACACGAACTGAAAAATTCTGGTTTCCCAATGGATCGGGTTTCTATTTTGGCGAAAGATACAGAACGTAATGAGCAAATAGCTGGAACGCGTGTAGAAGATCGTGGCGAGACAGAGGCTCAAGAAGGTGCGGGGATTGGTGCAACCACAGGTACTGTCTTGGGGGGTATTGGTGGTTTACTCGTAGGTTTGGAAGCTTTGTTAATTCCAGGTGTAGGGCCTTTTCTCGCAGCAGGTACAGTTGCTACTACCTTGGCTGGTGCTGGGATTGGTGCAGCCGCAGGTGGAATTGTCGGGGCTTTGACTGGTTTAGGTATTCCTGAAGAAGAAGCCAGACATTACAGCGATCGCGTTTCTCAAGGTGAATACTTGGTAATCTTAGAAGGCACGGCAGCTGAAATTGATCGCGCATCTGCTATTTTCAGAAACCGGGGTATTCGTGATTGGAAAGTAAATGACATTTCTGATACTCGCGGTTATCGCACTGAAGCGGCTCCCACGGGTGTTGAGCGAGATACAACAGTTGTCAGACGAGATACAGATGTCTACTCTGGAACAACACCTGACGAGGACGTAGTAGAAATTATTGATAAGCGCGATCGCGTCTAA
- a CDS encoding lipoxygenase family protein: protein MVSPGNTTEQQGHYRYNPLGLNQKGPARIFPYAGEDGALRYILAKLQADAINQGKLSEPWSLVLKQVKSTIASLDEVWLGISTQLVDLEIFQSGWFNFHLPPNEQFNASYVRERREMIQRLTTAQKAADTKNNIEQKRSLFFQSLEKSAKSSKNASPYIPTRPVASIIHQRDGGLSDREFARQRLAGANPMILRRVKSADQALLQTWANIPCNLDLIESATANRLFIADYPLFKDLKVTDLQPGKYVGSPVALFHHTETGLEPILIEVEKGRVITSALMGTAADDWTRAKLYVQTADVTHHELVSHLCYTHLAMEALAIAAARQLPTNHPVSQLLSPHFQFLIAVNDRANVILLEEGAAINKLTAPTIPTSVNIINQAYRQKTFWDYALPNDIEHRGIDTKFLPEYPYRDDSLLLWEAIAKYTSLYLQRYYPDDKAVIKDTYLQAWADELGAPLNTRSKSEFPQIPAWFPQEWAIAAGLELPELPSHSRVPGFTKITSLQQLIDIATIVIFTCGPQHAAINYSQFDYLGYVPNAPLANYSRPDTPVNLSEFLPPADREILQMRLTFALSGIYWGKLGSSELIQFTNRGDRQILNQFQNDLVEIENKIKARNQKRLINTGVDYPYLLPSRIPNSINI from the coding sequence ATGGTTTCTCCTGGAAATACAACAGAACAACAAGGTCACTATCGTTACAATCCCCTTGGGCTAAATCAGAAGGGACCGGCGCGGATTTTTCCCTACGCTGGTGAAGATGGGGCGCTGCGTTATATCTTAGCTAAACTGCAAGCAGATGCTATCAATCAAGGAAAACTGTCTGAACCTTGGAGTCTGGTACTAAAACAGGTGAAGAGTACGATCGCCTCCTTGGATGAGGTTTGGCTAGGTATCTCTACTCAACTGGTAGATTTAGAAATTTTTCAATCGGGATGGTTTAATTTTCATTTGCCGCCTAATGAACAGTTTAATGCTAGCTATGTGCGGGAACGGCGGGAAATGATCCAGCGACTCACTACCGCACAAAAAGCCGCCGATACTAAAAATAATATTGAGCAGAAGCGATCGCTATTTTTCCAATCTTTAGAAAAAAGTGCTAAATCTAGCAAAAACGCATCACCTTACATCCCCACCCGTCCAGTAGCTAGCATCATTCATCAACGGGATGGCGGTTTAAGCGATCGCGAATTTGCACGGCAAAGATTAGCCGGGGCAAATCCGATGATCCTACGGCGAGTCAAGTCGGCTGATCAAGCATTACTCCAAACCTGGGCAAATATACCCTGTAATCTAGACCTCATTGAGTCAGCCACCGCCAACCGTTTATTTATTGCTGATTATCCTTTATTTAAAGACCTAAAAGTTACCGATTTACAACCAGGAAAGTATGTAGGTAGTCCAGTAGCTTTATTTCATCACACGGAAACGGGGTTAGAACCAATACTGATTGAGGTGGAAAAAGGTAGAGTCATCACCTCTGCACTCATGGGAACGGCTGCTGATGATTGGACAAGGGCAAAACTCTATGTCCAGACAGCTGATGTCACCCATCATGAGTTAGTTTCTCACTTGTGCTACACCCATCTAGCAATGGAAGCATTGGCGATCGCTGCTGCTAGACAATTACCCACTAATCACCCGGTTTCCCAGTTACTTAGTCCTCATTTTCAGTTTTTAATTGCTGTTAATGACCGAGCTAATGTCATCTTACTGGAAGAAGGTGCGGCGATTAATAAACTTACAGCCCCAACTATTCCGACATCAGTCAATATAATTAATCAAGCTTACCGTCAAAAAACATTTTGGGATTACGCTCTACCCAACGACATCGAACACCGGGGAATCGATACTAAGTTTCTTCCCGAATACCCATACCGTGATGATAGTCTGCTGTTATGGGAAGCGATCGCTAAGTACACCAGTCTTTATTTACAACGGTATTATCCTGACGATAAAGCCGTAATCAAAGACACCTATTTGCAAGCTTGGGCTGATGAACTGGGCGCACCCTTAAATACCCGTTCTAAATCTGAGTTTCCCCAGATTCCGGCGTGGTTCCCTCAAGAATGGGCGATCGCGGCTGGATTAGAATTGCCAGAATTACCTTCACATTCCCGTGTACCTGGGTTTACTAAAATCACCAGTCTGCAACAACTCATAGATATTGCCACAATTGTGATTTTTACTTGTGGTCCCCAACACGCAGCTATTAACTACAGCCAGTTTGATTATCTTGGTTATGTACCTAATGCACCTTTAGCTAACTACAGCCGACCAGATACACCAGTTAATTTATCAGAATTTTTACCCCCAGCCGATAGAGAAATTTTGCAAATGCGGTTAACCTTTGCTTTGAGTGGGATTTATTGGGGTAAGCTGGGTAGTTCTGAGTTAATTCAATTTACCAATAGAGGCGATCGGCAGATTCTTAACCAGTTTCAAAACGATTTAGTGGAAATTGAGAACAAAATCAAAGCGCGTAATCAAAAACGTCTCATTAATACTGGTGTTGACTATCCCTATCTCTTACCCTCTCGGATTCCCAACAGTATCAATATTTGA
- a CDS encoding TldD/PmbA family protein: MATTLVDAQNLLSDLITRYSSRVDYLMIRLEEAEGTDILLRGDKVETLSEGISIGGHIRACYKGGWGLSSFNQLATIQERIEEAITAARMVGDEETILAPIDPVQALCTLPLTGKNPRQVPLSQKKELCDRYTELLRSFDRRITTTSVRYSDSSQQIIIATSEGTLIQQSWVDMEMRFAATARNGETVQTGRETTGSRQAYEDLINLDEQVKSAAQRAVAALSLPSVKGNTYTVVIDPILTGLFVHEAFGHLSEADMAYENPDLLEVMTIGRRFGPEELQIFDGAAPQGHRGSYFYDDEGTPATTTQLIKDGILVGRLHSRETAGKLDETPTGNARCLNYHFTPIVRMTNTWIERGTTPVADLFTDIKEGVYARNWLGGMTNGEMFTFSAGEAWMIRNGKIAEPVKDVTLSGNVFQTLADIEAIGDDFYWDESGGCGKGGQNGLPVGCGGPSLRIRDVVVGGET; encoded by the coding sequence ATGGCAACTACACTTGTGGACGCACAAAACTTACTTTCTGACCTCATTACCCGCTACTCATCGCGTGTAGACTATTTGATGATTCGCCTAGAGGAAGCAGAAGGGACTGATATCTTGTTGCGTGGCGACAAGGTAGAAACCCTCAGTGAAGGGATTTCCATTGGTGGACATATCCGCGCTTGTTACAAAGGTGGTTGGGGGTTAAGCAGTTTTAATCAGCTTGCCACCATTCAAGAACGCATCGAAGAAGCAATTACAGCTGCGCGGATGGTTGGTGATGAGGAAACAATACTTGCACCTATTGACCCAGTGCAAGCACTATGCACTTTACCCCTAACGGGTAAAAACCCTCGCCAAGTTCCACTTTCGCAAAAAAAAGAATTGTGCGATCGCTATACTGAACTACTAAGAAGTTTTGACCGTCGCATTACTACTACCTCAGTCCGTTACAGTGACAGTTCCCAGCAAATCATCATCGCCACCTCAGAAGGTACTCTCATTCAGCAGTCTTGGGTGGATATGGAAATGCGCTTTGCAGCCACAGCCAGAAATGGTGAAACTGTCCAAACTGGTAGAGAAACAACAGGTTCTCGCCAAGCCTACGAAGATTTGATTAACTTGGATGAACAAGTTAAAAGTGCCGCACAAAGGGCTGTTGCCGCTTTATCTCTCCCCTCAGTCAAAGGAAATACTTACACCGTAGTTATAGACCCCATTCTCACCGGTTTATTTGTTCACGAAGCCTTTGGACATCTTTCAGAGGCTGATATGGCTTACGAAAACCCCGATTTGTTAGAGGTAATGACTATCGGACGGCGATTTGGCCCCGAAGAATTGCAAATTTTTGATGGTGCAGCCCCACAGGGACATCGTGGTAGTTACTTTTATGATGATGAAGGTACACCAGCAACTACGACACAACTAATTAAAGACGGTATTTTAGTAGGTCGTTTACATTCTCGTGAAACCGCAGGTAAGTTAGACGAAACTCCTACAGGCAATGCTCGTTGTCTTAATTATCACTTCACTCCGATTGTGCGGATGACCAACACTTGGATTGAACGAGGTACAACACCAGTAGCAGATTTATTCACTGATATCAAAGAAGGAGTGTATGCCCGTAATTGGCTAGGTGGGATGACTAACGGTGAAATGTTCACCTTCAGTGCTGGGGAAGCGTGGATGATTAGAAATGGCAAAATTGCAGAACCTGTCAAAGATGTCACACTTTCCGGTAATGTATTTCAAACCTTGGCAGATATTGAAGCCATTGGTGATGATTTTTACTGGGATGAATCCGGCGGCTGTGGCAAAGGTGGACAAAATGGTTTACCCGTAGGCTGTGGAGGCCCCAGTCTACGGATTAGAGATGTAGTAGTAGGGGGAGAAACCTGA